A window from Opitutia bacterium ISCC 52 encodes these proteins:
- a CDS encoding putative zinc-binding protein: MTPKVLVIDGCHSGCASECLKDMGYSGFDVWDIREHIDLDDRDYTEEDLEEALEQVKKRLGV, encoded by the coding sequence ATGACCCCTAAAGTATTAGTCATCGATGGTTGTCACTCAGGTTGCGCCAGCGAATGCCTAAAAGACATGGGTTATTCGGGCTTTGATGTCTGGGATATTCGAGAACACATCGATCTGGATGATCGAGATTACACTGAGGAAGATCTCGAAGAAGCCCTGGAGCAGGTTAAGAAACGCTTGGGGGTCTAA